The DNA region TAAAAAACCCTTTCTTTTAAAGGAAGACTTATGAAAAGAGAAGCACAAGAGTACAATGATACAAAATCTGAGCAAACAATTAGCAAGCTATAGCAGATATCTTGCTTTTTAAccattttttattataaatctAAAGAAGAGAAAGGCTAGGACAGACATGAAACAGCCCAACCTTGGAGGAAAGAGTCCCTTTCACAGAAATACTTAATGCGCAAAATATTACTTATTTTCCTCTTGCAATTCAAACTTGAACTCTATGCCTCTTGCAAAAAGAGAATAAGTGATCTATTAGCAATAGCATGAGTACCTTGGGAAGAGTTGTAGATCTCATGTGGGACCAAGTCAAATGGCTCAAGTGGCTTGTTCTTGAAAGCAAGAACCTAAGTCGTGTTCATGTTTAAGCTTTCTGCAAGCTGTTTCCTACAGAATGAGGgaaaaaacaaaatatgaaaTAGATCAAATGAATAGGAAAAACAgcacaaaaccaaaaccaaacatttGAAGAGAAATAAAGAATAAAAAACAAATGGTTGCAAAATGAAAAATCAAACAGACAAATAAGAAGTAGCTTCCAACAACCCATCTAAATTAAGTTTTCACTTAGAATTACTTCCCGCAGACCCTGCACTCAAAGTCACAAAaaatcaagagagaaaggaggaaagGAGATTTGATAGACATGTTTGAGTGGGATAGACCAGTAGACCACCAAACATAAGCATATGTAGGATACTCTTCCTCTGCCTACTACCAAAATGGTAGCTAAATATCGTGGGAATTGTAACAAAAGATTCTACAAAAACAAAGTAAACCATTGAATCTTGACTTGCCTTGGATATGACCTTCAGATCAGGTTGCTTGGCAATGATCTTTAAATCTACAGAAATAGCACCTTAATACATTCATTGAGTCTTGTAAATGCCATTTATTCTCATAGCGCATGTTCTTACTCTTTTCCTTATGTTGTTTCTTCTCATTTAGCATGAGTAAATTTTGGATGTGAACTTCACAACAGCTGTTGTAATCTGAGGCTGCACCatgaaaaactcaaataaaaaatttcgcATTTCTGATgggttttctcttattttttgaaCAAATtattactaatttactaattgaTACCAATAATCCAAAATTTAAATCCCAATTTTCCACTTTAAAAAGATCAGGTTTGATTTTCATAGGAATAGGAGGGAATGATTTGGTCAAACGTAATTTGAATTCCCTAATCTGAAGCTTGATAGGTGGAGTAATTTAAGAGAAGGgtcaaaaaagagaaaataattgaaaattaattCAGATATTTTATCAAATACTGGAAGTAAGAATCTTGAGATGAACCAGGTTTGAAATTCCCTAATTTGAAGGAGGTTCGAAATTCAAATTTTGTCAAGGGAAGTGGTTATAACAAATTTTACAGTGATTTTGTGTAGAATCATAAGAAAAAAATCAGAAACATAGAAATCATGTACTATAATCCGAAATATCTCACCTCAGCGCACCAGCAATAACATTTCGCCCCCTTTGATCAACTGTGTTGCTGACTTTCACGTCACTGACAGAGCAAAGAAATGCATCTGGCTACAGAAAATTCAAAGCAAAGTTATATTTGTATTCTCTGGCCCTCAgattagaaaagaaaacaatAGCCCATAGAAATCAAGTTTTAGTATCTAAAATAAACCAAACAACAGTTACAAACAAATTAATTATAACTGGCACAAAATCTCTCCATTAAACATTGTTAAATCAATCTGTATTTGATCAACACACAGTCACATAAAAAGAAATTCAGTCAGACAGATATAActatacattttttaattaagatgATGAATTTCTTGATTTATAAAAAAGACAAGTAACAAACCATCATTTATCTGACAATGTAGAACTCATGTGAATACAAAAGTGGAGAAAATGTCTTTTCGGTACAGTGATCACATCACTGAGTATAGACCTAAGCCAAACTGCAAAACTACCTAAAATTGCAAGTTTCCAGAAGACTCAAAAAAATCAGCAATTGATATGTATGGGACTAATCCCAATTTAAATCTATTCTGCATAAACATTACATAAATAGTTACAAATATGAATGAACCAAGGGGAAAGACTCAGTGATGCTAGATGGAAGAATTGTGCAGAGAAGAGCTACAAATAGATCAGTAAAAATCTGTACCACACCAATCATAGATTCTCTAAAGGGTTTCTCCAACCAAGCACCAATACAATCAGCATAGTACCTGTGATTACATAGAGGAAGCGACCGGACCGTTTCCCCCTTACACATCAGACGTAGACACACTGCACAGGATTCACTTTCAACATGTTCTGTTTCCTTcactgctgaagcagaatacAACAATGCATCATAAAAATGAATCATTTTTAACATAATTGACTACAAAATTAAGGTAAATACAAATCAACCCACCATGGACTATTATTATCAAGAATTGTGTAACCAAAAATCAACCCACCATGGTCATTGCACTATCAAAGAAATCCAGGTTTATATCGAATCAGGGGAAAACTAAAATACCATAGAGCAAAATTCCTAAATTAAGTCCTGAAAAACAAAATCCCTAAATCAAGTCTTCATATCTGAGTGTCTATGACTCCTAATATTTGATCATAGCACTGGCCATGTTGAAAGAacaggatgaagaagaaatcaGGATGACGCGGAGAGAACGGTGATACCTTTGATGAGAGGCAGCACGACGAACGCTATCAACGATGAAATTTCCTAAAAATGCATTAGAGAAAGGAAAGTAATTAGCGATCTACACTCAGGAaataaagagagagagagagagagagagagagagagagagagttacgcgatgaaggagatggtggatgAGGTGAGGCGCAAAACGCTGCTACTCTCCTTTCCCATGTCGCTCAGATCTAGCAGCGTAAGGAGTTGAaagacagagagagagaaatgacTGTGAAAAATTGCTGAAACGTGAAACTTGAAAagttgagagagaagaagaaaaagaaaagaaaaaagaaaaaagaaaatggaaaatgcTGAAAAGATGCCACGTGGATCCTGATGAAGAATAGGTATTCAAATGCCACCTGGAATAGTGGGACCCTGAAcaattcctatttctatatACTATGGATATCTCTTATTTTTAATCACATCATGTATATTATCTTTCATTTCTCTCACATTTAATCACATCATGTATCTAATTTCGTTCAACTCAATGTATTACAATCATGACATGCTCATAAACTCCATAAGAGCGGCATAGCGGAACATGAGACTATCATAGTTTGATGGCTCATGATCGAGTTTGGAATAATTTGGACATTGTCCGCATAAATTCCTCGCAAAATTTTAAGGCATAGTAAGTGATTCCttatatttataaattgttCACTTACTATTTCATCCAATACGTGACTTATTTCATTGATTCATATTTTGTATATATAGTTTAACAAACTCAACATAATAAATTCTAATGTGCTGACTTAAAATAGTAAAATCACATCTATACTTAATCTAACACTATGAAGTGGTGATCTTTAGGTGGATTTGGAATCTAccataaatcacattacaataATAAACTACTTTAATCCAAACTCAATTTTGTAAATTCAAGTTAACATAAACTCAGTTTGGTAAGTTTTAATCCAAACAAATCCGAAACCAGTTTGATCCCAAGCTCTTCTGATAAGGTCTCACTGAACACCAATGGAGAAGATCTCGGCACCCACTTATCCCTCCAAGCTCGAATATTTCTACCATCACCAACCTTCCACAAATCACCCTTCTCAAGAGCATTTCCATAGCGAAATATGCTAGACCATGCGTAGCTCGGACGCCATCCTTTCTTGGCCTCAAAAATGGAACCTCTAGGGTAATACACCGCTTTGAAAACCTTGCCAAGTAAAGAATTTGGACAATTCACCAAACGCCACCAGTTCTTCCATCCTATGTCATGTCTTGTTTCTTATTGCCTGATGGTATTTGCTCAGAGATTGAAGGTATGATTAGCCGGTTTTATTGGGGCGGTGATGCTTCCAAGCGTGTTTTGCATTGGGTAAACTGGAAATCCTTATGTAAGTCTAAGGATCGTGGTGGAATTGGTTTCcgtgattttaaaaaatttaatatggcATTGGTAGCCAAGAACTGGTGGCGTTTGGTGAATTGTCCAAATTCTTTACTTGGCAAGGTTTTCAAAGCGGTGTATTACCCTAGAGGTTCCATTTTTTAGGCCAAGAAAGGATGGCGTCCGAGCTACGCATGGTCTAGAATATTTCGCTCCGGAAATACTCTTGAGAAGGGTGGTTTCTAGAAGGTTGGTGATGGTAGAAATATTCGAGCTTGGAGGGATAAGTGGGTGCCGGGATCTTCTCCATTGGTGTTCAGTGAGACCTTATCTGAAGAGCTTGGGATTAAACTGGTTTCGGATTTGCTGTTACCAGGCTCTATAGTTTGGAATAAGCAATTAATAGAATTCATTTGCTGCCCACCCACGGCCCAAGCCATTATGGCGCTTCCCTTGCCCATGGTACCGCAACGTGATACTTGCATTTGGCCATTGACACCAGATGGTTTCTACTCCACCAAGTCTGGCTACCAGTTCTTGCAAAGAGAGGAGGAGTCTTCTGCTGGCATGGCATCCACGGTTCCATCCTTGCCTTCCACGGCCTGGAAGCGTCTTTGGAAAGCCCCCGCCCTTCCTCGGTGTCGTGAAACGGGCTGGCGCGCTTGTTTGGGAGCTCTCCCGTTTTGTGAAGTGCTTCATGCACGTGGAATGGACTTGGACCCGATCTGTCCTCGTTGCCAAGCAGCTTCTGAGACAGTGCATCATGCACTTCTTTTCTGCCCCATGGTTAAAGCAACTTGGTTTGCAAGTAGTTTGGGATTGCGCCTGCAGCAAGAACAAGTTTTTCGTGACTTTTTTCTCCAGTTTCTGCAGGTTGCAGATGACGAAGCACTGGGATCGTTCCTAGAAATTCTGTATGCGGTTTGGTGCTCGCGCAATGACCTGGTCTTCAATGATACAGCTGCGACGGTGGACCAGGTGCTTCGTCGGGGCTCCTTCCTTCACCCGGGACCGGCCATGATACCAGCGCGCCAGGGTCAGCAACACAATACGCATTGGACCCGACCAGTTCCCGGTATTTGCAACTTGCAAGATTAATTTTGATGCTTCGGTTTCTCAGGCGGGGCATGGTGGCTTTGGTTTTATTACCCGTAACAGCCGTGGCGAGGTTCTTGCAGCTGCTTGCTCGTATTATGGTCCGGTTTTGTCGCCCACGACGGCGGAGGCTCTCTCCATGCGGTGGTCGATGACAATGGCTGCAGATCTTGGGTTCAGGAAGGTTGTTTTGGAAACCGACTGCTCTCTCCTAGTTGATGCTTGGAAACGTAACGGTGGTTGCTCTTATTTAGACTCTATTGTTAGGGATTGTAATgtttttctttcaatctttgatGTCTTTGCTTTGTTATTTGTCCGCCGTACCGGCAACTGTGCGGCCGACTGTTTAGCTTCTTTATCGCTTTCGCAGGGTGATTGTGTGTGGATTGAGGAAGTCCCTCCTCAACTTATTGGCATTGTCCAAACTGATGTATCGGCCTCTGCGACACATATTTCTTCTTAATTGAACGaagttgagttcaaaaaaaaaatccaaacacacaaaacTTATGTCAATCACTCGTAAATGGTATAACTTATTCTAAAGAAAAACTTTTATCCAAACACGTTACTAAAGAGAGACAAAGAACAATGGTAATCGTGTGGCCAATGCTCGTGAATACCAATAACGATGCTTTTTATTCACTGTGATTCTATCTCAATCACAACAGCTTTTCATTAAAATTCCTCTGCTAGCTAGCTTACCAGATCATTAGTGTGAAAATAATCTCTGATCGGCATTTTTTCTTTCCGGGGCCCCTCCCGTAGAAGAAGTGCATACTGTATATAGAGGTCATGCTACTATTGCTATCCACCAGCATATCCTACTACAAATCTCTTTTGCAAGATTGATCAAAATACACTCTCTCCTCCCGTATAATCTATGGGTTAATGTTTGTTCACATTACAAATTTGGTTGTAGTActtcagaaaaaaaatagagtgaaatgataagaaaataatagaaatataaataaaagagtagATGAATCGTAAATGAATTAAAATTCAttccttataaaaaaattattttaacataCTAACGTTTTACACTTTGTTTAGATCATTTTCAGGCATGCATCAAGTagggacttttttttttttaggcaAATGTTAGGGGTTAGTTATTAGTAAGTTAAAAAATTCCTTCAAATTTttcttccaggattcgaaccctgaaccttcccctccccaacccttatgtcccctaactctaaCCACTTGAGCTAATCCTCAGGGACACATCAAGTAGGGACTGTAATCAACCAGCTGATTGGTTAGCTAGAAAGGGTGCTTCGTCTCCGTCCATGAATTTGTGTCTCTTGGAGGCTCCGCCGCCGGACCTAGAGATCCTCGTCTTGGGGGATCGTTTGTCAATTTCTtagtatttcattttttattgttgTTAGTTTTCTGaagtaggaaaaaaaaattcaggcaTGCATCCGCACACCCTTGTAAACTAACTTGTATCTCAAGGCAAAAAATAAATTGTACTATATCTAGCTTACCATTCATACTCAAGACCCAGATACACTCATACTGAGGCAAGGACTCACCTGTTGGCTTGCGCGACCGAGGTATATCCCCTTGGGCCGACTTTACTCACGACCAAGATACGCCTTTGTGTAGGGAGGTACGTCATAAGGAGTCAAAGGTCAAGGTATGGCTCTCATCTTTTCAGTCATTTGACCTTTCGAGTGTAACTCCTCGGCCAAGCGGCTGAAACCAACCTGAAGCATCTTTCCCTATCACGACTCTCGACAAGGATTCAGGTCAATATCACTTAATTGATACCACGGATAGCCGAGACACTCAATATTTGGTAAAAGAGTCTCCCTTGAGCAACCTACACTCGACAACAAGCATACACCTTGGGAACCTCAATATCTTCTCTTTCGTTTCTTTCTATTCAACCAAACAAGATGAGAGAATGTTCACATTATTTTTTAACTTCTCATTCTATCATACCAAACTATCTATAAAATTTCTCAtatctttttatatatatatattctactATCTCATTCTCTATTCTCAATATCTCTCATGTTTAAtagtttaaattttattataagCATGcactcacaatttttttttacacttcAAAAATAATTCTATCTTATtatctacataaaaataaatttttaaatttattttcactGTATAATTTCAAACACAAACTTATTCTTCCAACAACTAAACTTAAAAAGAAAAGACAATGCTCCGTAACGAAAGAGGAACAATTAATTAagtacaaaacaaaacaaaagcacATCATAATAACTTTTTCAATCACTAACCAGATATGAGATATTTGAgtaaaacttaaaaataataaccCTCAATTAATGGAAACAGCCAAAAGGTGTAGTTAATCTGAGTGTGTATGTTGTTTAGGTGGCAGCTTTTCTTTGCACCCTGGCCTATCCTACTACTATCTTGAAGGCTATATGTAGTAATATACCTCTTCGAGATCCAAAAATGTCGAAGCAAACCTACGTTTGAAACATGCTAATGCTATCCCTCTGTTATCCTCcgaacaaaaacaaaacaaaagctTTGCCATTCTGCCGCCATACTGCTTTCTCCAATGCAAAGGTACGTACTCTCTCTGGATTATGTACTCCCTTTATTCTAATTATAACTTTAATATATTCAAGCTCATTTTACTTTTTCATTTCACGAAATTTTCTTTAtacttattttttgttttaatcacATCACTTATTAAATTTCTAATTTTTATATATCATCAATTCTTATATATCTCTCTATTATTGTGTATGAAATATTAATTAATGGAAGTGTGAACAATCAATTTTCTTTTAGTTAATTAATGTTTTGTTTTGGTCAAAAAAATTGGGAGAGAATAGGAAGGAAGGTTAAATGAGAGATAGGAAAATGAAAACACACAAAGAAAAATCAGATGGGTAGAAGGAGAAGTAAGAGGAAAAAAAGAGCTAGCTTGTTTAATGTGTAATTCTATTCAATCCTCtatattaatcttttacaaataattgattttcaaaatatttataaatatatatattgttatCAATGAACTAAAGCAGATTGAAAGAGAGGAGCCATAAGAGCTAAGGAAGAAACCATAAACAATGTCTTCaatcaaagaaagataaattgcacctttAAAGATTGATGTCTGGACCTCTCATACCCAAAAAACATATCATTTAGCTCTTATTACTTGAGATATCATTCGAAGATAATTCAGTAATTTTTCGAAAACCCTAACAAAACTTTTAGAAATTTTATATGTGAAGAGCGTGTGCCATGTGGCATTGTAAGAAAATTCCAAAAATAATATGTCATTATTTCAACATTTTTTATAGTGAAACATCCATTGCaaggaaaaaattattataactaatCAAACAATTATGCCACTATATTGAATGATAGAACTTGCTTATTACTTTCATTAGGAAGATATTATCTGAGATTtggataattatttttttaggaGCCACTGTCTTAAATTAAATGTTACTTAGATAATATAAATAGTGTGCTTAGTTTTGTGTAAATAATCCTAAAATTGTGATTTAGGTAAAACTAAAAACTATACATTTTTATggattttgaattcaaattaaaaattgtcatcctccaataattttttttaaagacaaattaaatgttagttgttactgatattagtaaattagtcctcctcAGAGTTCAAACCCTGAATCTTTCATCATTCATCTCACTACACCCTTATGCtgctaactcttaccacttgagttatcactCGTTAATTCTTGTGTAATGGAGGTACCATCAGATTGACTATTATATTGAttgttttcagaaaaaaaaactattaattgtttttttttgtcgaaataAAAAACTATTAATTGTTAAATCCATGAAGCGACATGCAGATGATTTGTAGCCATGCCTCATTCAATTTTGTTGTTAAAAAAATAGACGAAGAGGAGTACGGGTACTATTTGTGAGGATTATTGAGGATATGTAAGATTGATAGAGAATGGATGTAGAAATCTTTTGATGAGACGAGTATCCCCATGTTTGTCGGTTTCACAGTTCAGAAACAGATGATGTACTTTCTAGTTTCTACAAACTacaaatctctctctctctgcataATATAATCCAAGGGTTAATTATGTTATTAGTCAAAAAAATATGTgagatttgattttattgattcGCGGTAAAAAGTTAGAATGTACTCTATCACTTAGTCTTGGGGTAAGCTCATTTTTTTAGAGTTAAGAATATATTTACGAGTTATTTTCActtcatttttatatatttaatcttCTGTTTTCATCAAATCACATATTATATTACTCATTTCTCTATCTTCTGTTCCTATATTTTTCTAAAAGTGTAATGAAGAGTTTGAATTTTGATCACAATAACATGTGTTATCGCTAGTTCTATATAGTATCTCTGTGTTGAATGAAACTGTGGCGAAAAATgagttattttattaaaatttaaattctacatgaataactaataattaaagagtaaaatacactccccTCCCTTGAGGTTTGCCAATATGACACTCAACCTCATTCTTAatcaaaatctacactccaccccacttaCTTTACCAAGTTAAATATATCTTAAAAGATGCTCACGGAATATtctttttcattccaaactaatagatttaaattttcaaataatataaaaaatattttaatgttatttttatttaaaaaagtttAAGAAATTTACGATTAATATTTTTGTAATAATCTATTTGAAACTATTTACTGTATTATATGTATGTTGAGGAAAGCTACAAATATTCTcacaatataatttataatattagatgacttttttcttcataaaattcatcttagattatataattttaagatatataaattatattttaattttttattggtaaattgaaaagataaattgcatcatcTAAGACTTCCCACACCCAATTCATATATCTCAAagcttttaccacttgagctatcattcgaggaCATACAACATCATATGATTGAGATTATCAAGAATTTAAATCCATTTTTTTGAGATATGAAACTATACCTTATTCAGTTATTCTAGTAGACCAAACAGTTCAAGTAACAACCATCTCTTATTTGTTGCATTTTCCATTTTATTTGCTAAGATAATATTGCATGTTGCAAGTGCAACCAATCTATGAAGCTAATAATATACTAATTAAGAAGGTGACCAGaacaatcataattttttttcggGCTTTTAATTGGAATCAATGTCATCTAATTAATCATGGAATTTTGTTagtacaattaatcatgaaaataggttaaaagaaaaataaaagtatttgtttagtctaaatttatatttgtaaACTTAAATGTTATTGATATTCCTATACAATattgtgaaaatatttaatgGTAAATATCTTAAActtcttgaaataaaaaataataaagggattttttttaatttataattatttaaatatttaaatttattagtttggaattaaagagaatattCTGTTAGCATCTTTTAACATGTAGTTAACTTGTTAGATttagtggggtggagtgtagaattTGGTTAAGAATGGGATTGGGTGTCATTTTGACAAACCTCAAGGGAGaggagtgtattttactcataattaaattattcctacaatgtaaccaaaaaaaatttattcctACAAACCACCAATAATGTGAAAACCAACAGAAAGAACACACAGCACCGAAAACTCAAAACCATCAATTGAAAACCACAACTACAAGAAATCCCACCAACGCCCACTACAACATGTTGGAGTGGCGGAACGTGACTGTTCATAGTTTTACGGCTCATGAACTCATTATAACATGTTGGAGTGGCATAGCGCTATTCTTCACAGTTTTACGACTTATGAACCCACTGTAACATGTTAGAGTGGCGCAACAGAACACTACTTTTCACAGTTTTACGACTCATGAAGGGGTTGGAAATTTACCATCTACACAATGGGCTAGATGCAATATAAGTCGTATAGGACATCATCCACATACATTCACCACAAAATCTTAAAGTCATGGAAGAGTAAATCATTCCACTTATAAACTCTTAACTCTTACTTACATGTCCAAAGTGAGACTATTTCATTCACAATTGTTACTTCAACACAACAAACCCACAacctttcaaaaaataatttattaattaggTGATGTCATTATTGTCATATAACTTTTTACATGCATTTTCATATACCaaaataaattatgtaaatTCATGACTAATTAGTGAAAAAATAACGGTGTGCTACCTTTGGACGTTACATAAAATGTGCTTTGAACTTTTAAACATCTAGGATTGAAGTAGTGATGAAAGTTCATATAGTTTTCATTAAACCATTAGCTCAATAATCTATTATCATCATCatattgtaaaatgacataaaaaaaagttaacttTTGACAGTTTTTTCTAGTCtttccgtttttttttttggggtcaAACTAGT from Lotus japonicus ecotype B-129 chromosome 2, LjGifu_v1.2 includes:
- the LOC130737093 gene encoding uncharacterized protein LOC130737093 gives rise to the protein MALPLPMVPQRDTCIWPLTPDGFYSTKSGYQFLQREEESSAGMASTVPSLPSTAWKRLWKAPALPRCRETGWRACLGALPFCEVLHARGMDLDPICPRCQAASETVHHALLFCPMVKATWFASSLGLRLQQEQVFRDFFLQFLQVADDEALGSFLEILYAVWCSRNDLVFNDTAATVDQAGHGGFGFITRNSRGEVLAAACSYYGPVLSPTTAEALSMRWSMTMAADLGFRKVVLETDCSLLVDAWKRNGGCSYLDSIVRDCNVFLSIFDVFALLFVRRTGNCAADCLASLSLSQGDCVWIEEVPPQLIGIVQTDVSASATHISS